The following coding sequences are from one Streptomyces venezuelae window:
- a CDS encoding DUF3499 domain-containing protein: MESRRGPLKSAVPSNAVSPVRRCSRTACGRPAVATLTYVYADSTAVLGPLATYAEPHCYDLCAEHSERLTAPRGWEVVRLADASGPARPSGDDLEALANAVREAARPQERAAEAGGGPRRADPMEVARRGHLRVLRSPDN, from the coding sequence ATGGAGAGTCGTCGCGGCCCGCTCAAGAGTGCGGTACCGTCCAACGCTGTGAGCCCTGTACGTCGCTGTTCGCGCACCGCTTGCGGCCGTCCCGCCGTCGCGACGCTGACGTACGTCTACGCCGACTCGACCGCGGTCCTCGGCCCCCTCGCCACCTACGCCGAACCCCACTGCTACGACCTGTGCGCCGAGCACTCCGAGCGCCTCACCGCACCCCGCGGCTGGGAGGTCGTCCGCCTCGCCGACGCCTCGGGCCCGGCCCGCCCCTCCGGCGACGACCTCGAAGCGCTCGCCAACGCCGTGCGCGAGGCCGCCCGCCCCCAGGAGCGCGCGGCGGAGGCCGGCGGCGGCCCCCGCAGGGCCGACCCCATGGAGGTCGCACGCCGCGGCCACCTGAGGGTGCTGCGCTCACCGGACAACTGA
- a CDS encoding Trm112 family protein, giving the protein MPLEAGLLEILACPACHAPLKETETELVCTADAKECGLAYPLRDGIPVLLVDEARRPA; this is encoded by the coding sequence ATGCCGCTCGAAGCCGGCCTCCTGGAGATCCTCGCCTGCCCGGCCTGCCACGCTCCCCTCAAGGAGACGGAGACCGAGCTGGTCTGCACGGCGGACGCCAAGGAGTGCGGCCTCGCCTACCCGCTCCGCGACGGCATCCCCGTACTCCTCGTCGACGAGGCGCGCCGCCCCGCCTAG
- a CDS encoding L-lactate permease, with amino-acid sequence MYVQQLEPVADSLGLSALVATLPLLTVLVLLGAVRMKAHKAGLIGLAVAVLVAWLAYGMPLGQTASSAAQGALFGLFPILWIVVNALWVYRMTVRTRHFDILRRSFGRLSDDPRIQALVVAFCFGALLEALAGFGAPVAISAVMLVALGFEPVRAAVVALVANTAPVAFGAMGTPVVTLAQVTGLPLDTVATVVGRQTPLLALVVPLLLVVLVDGRRGLRETWVPALACGFAFAVAQFAASNFVSAQLADIGAALAGAGALMAVPHARRPVAEPVRAAVLTGARSDDLDQDDARPEVLRAYAPYALIVAVFSLAQIPAAKDVLAKATRTFDWPFLNVADPSGDPVGGNVFSLPLVSTGGTLVLLAGVGTAAVIGVHARVAVREWAATVHELRFAILTVTSVLALAYVMNLSGQAATIGHYVAAAGAGLAFLSPVLGWFGVAVTGSDTSANALFGALQVTAAQQSGLSPELLAAANSSGGVLGKMISPQNLTIACAAVGLAGKEGDLLRKVLPWSLGLLLVMCLIVVGQSTAVLGWMLP; translated from the coding sequence GTGTACGTGCAGCAACTGGAGCCCGTGGCCGACTCGCTCGGCCTGTCCGCACTCGTCGCGACCCTGCCCCTCCTGACCGTCCTCGTCCTCCTCGGCGCCGTCCGCATGAAAGCCCACAAGGCCGGACTCATCGGCCTCGCCGTCGCCGTCCTCGTCGCCTGGCTCGCGTACGGCATGCCGCTCGGCCAGACCGCATCCAGCGCCGCCCAGGGCGCCCTCTTCGGGCTCTTCCCCATCCTGTGGATCGTCGTGAACGCCCTGTGGGTGTACCGCATGACGGTCCGCACCCGGCACTTCGACATCCTGCGCCGCTCCTTCGGCAGGCTCTCCGACGACCCCCGCATCCAGGCACTCGTCGTCGCGTTCTGCTTCGGCGCGCTCCTGGAGGCGCTCGCCGGCTTCGGGGCGCCCGTCGCGATCAGCGCCGTCATGCTCGTCGCCCTCGGCTTCGAGCCGGTGCGCGCCGCGGTCGTCGCCCTCGTCGCCAACACCGCACCCGTGGCCTTCGGCGCGATGGGCACGCCCGTGGTGACGCTGGCTCAGGTGACGGGCCTGCCGCTCGACACCGTCGCCACGGTCGTCGGCCGCCAGACACCCCTGCTCGCCCTGGTCGTGCCCCTCCTCCTCGTGGTCCTCGTCGACGGTCGGCGCGGACTGCGCGAGACCTGGGTCCCCGCCCTGGCCTGCGGGTTCGCCTTCGCCGTCGCACAGTTCGCGGCATCCAACTTCGTCTCCGCGCAGCTCGCCGACATCGGCGCGGCCCTGGCGGGCGCAGGCGCGCTCATGGCCGTCCCGCATGCGCGCAGGCCCGTCGCCGAACCCGTCCGCGCCGCCGTCCTCACCGGCGCACGCAGCGACGACCTCGACCAGGACGACGCGCGCCCCGAAGTGCTGCGCGCCTACGCCCCGTACGCCCTCATCGTCGCCGTCTTCTCCCTCGCCCAGATCCCCGCGGCCAAAGACGTCCTCGCGAAAGCCACCCGCACCTTCGACTGGCCCTTCCTGAACGTCGCCGACCCCTCGGGCGACCCGGTCGGCGGCAACGTCTTCTCGCTGCCGCTCGTGTCCACGGGCGGGACGCTGGTACTGCTCGCGGGCGTCGGGACGGCCGCCGTCATCGGGGTCCACGCGCGCGTGGCGGTACGCGAATGGGCGGCCACCGTCCACGAACTGCGCTTCGCCATCCTCACCGTGACATCCGTACTGGCCCTCGCGTACGTCATGAACCTCTCCGGACAGGCCGCCACGATCGGGCACTACGTAGCGGCCGCCGGCGCGGGACTCGCCTTCCTGTCACCCGTGCTGGGCTGGTTCGGCGTCGCGGTCACCGGCTCCGACACCTCCGCCAACGCCCTGTTCGGCGCCCTCCAGGTGACGGCCGCTCAACAGTCCGGTCTCTCCCCGGAACTCCTCGCCGCCGCCAACAGCTCCGGCGGCGTCCTCGGCAAGATGATCTCCCCGCAGAACCTCACGATCGCGTGCGCCGCCGTCGGACTCGCGGGCAAGGAGGGCGACCTGCTGCGCAAGGTGCTGCCGTGGAGCCTCGGCCTGCTCCTGGTGATGTGCCTGATCGTCGTGGGGCAGAGCACGGCCGTCCTCGGCTGGATGCTGCCGTGA
- a CDS encoding metallopeptidase family protein, which produces MEDPVQPRAADPRPRRRDRHGRGMRGPVAPPQVPLSTSRGEAFTDLVQDSVERLERRWPQLTEIEFVVLEVPPVGGPDADWQDEVVPLGGTISAAEGRPARVVVYRRPVEIRTKGREERAHLVHEVVVEQVAELLGLSPESVDPRYGDEE; this is translated from the coding sequence ATGGAAGACCCCGTACAGCCCCGCGCCGCCGACCCGAGGCCCCGCCGCCGCGACCGCCACGGCCGGGGCATGCGCGGCCCCGTGGCTCCGCCCCAGGTACCGCTCTCCACCAGCCGTGGGGAGGCCTTCACCGACCTCGTGCAGGACTCCGTGGAACGCCTGGAGCGGCGCTGGCCGCAGCTCACGGAGATCGAGTTCGTGGTTCTCGAGGTGCCGCCCGTGGGCGGGCCCGACGCGGACTGGCAGGACGAGGTGGTGCCGCTGGGCGGCACGATCTCGGCGGCCGAGGGGCGGCCCGCGCGGGTGGTCGTCTACCGCCGCCCGGTGGAGATCCGCACCAAGGGACGCGAAGAGCGGGCGCACCTCGTGCACGAGGTGGTCGTCGAGCAGGTCGCCGAGCTGCTCGGCCTCTCCCCCGAGTCGGTGGACCCGCGCTACGGGGACGAGGAGTGA
- a CDS encoding DUF5719 family protein — translation MNRTTQSLIAVVVALGAVTGFAAFGGSDGTDDAGAKAAARLPVERTSLLCPVPSSSDLAETSYTAYTPKADGAEAKGKAELLPVSKALTDAAKERDKKAKPFLTQKAPGAPVAGEASGAESPALIGTADGALAPGWTVQQTTTYAAGSGRGMHGTNCTAPDTDFWFPGASTAKDRSDYIHLTNPDDSAAVVDVELFGPDGEVTSAVGDSIQVQPHSSVPVLLSTLADKKVTDLTMHVTARSGRVAAAVQSSDEKLGGDWLPASADPADRLVLPGIPKDATSVRLVAYAPGADDADLKVQLASPTGTITPAGHESLQVKSGMTAAVDLGDVTKGEAGSLVLSPTDRPVPVVAALRVTRGKGSKQETAFIPATPAVGARSTVADNRAKGSTLSLVAPEKSAKVKVTASAGTEGGSPATKTYTVKGGTTLEIADPPKPAGLKGAYALTVEPVSGGPVHGSRMLSVPEEGLPMFTVQPLPDDRGTVEVPKAERDLAVLQK, via the coding sequence GTGAACCGCACCACCCAGTCCCTGATCGCCGTGGTCGTCGCGCTCGGCGCCGTCACCGGGTTCGCCGCGTTCGGCGGCTCGGACGGCACGGACGACGCCGGGGCGAAGGCCGCGGCGCGGCTGCCCGTCGAGCGCACCAGCCTGCTCTGTCCGGTGCCCAGCTCCTCCGACCTCGCCGAGACCTCGTACACCGCGTACACGCCCAAGGCGGACGGCGCGGAGGCCAAGGGCAAGGCGGAACTGCTGCCCGTCAGCAAGGCACTCACGGACGCCGCCAAGGAGAGGGACAAGAAGGCCAAGCCCTTCCTGACCCAGAAGGCGCCCGGCGCGCCCGTCGCGGGCGAGGCGTCCGGCGCCGAGTCGCCCGCCCTGATCGGCACGGCCGACGGCGCGCTCGCCCCCGGCTGGACCGTGCAGCAGACCACGACGTACGCGGCGGGCAGCGGCCGCGGCATGCACGGCACCAACTGCACGGCGCCCGACACGGACTTCTGGTTCCCCGGCGCGAGCACCGCCAAGGACCGCAGCGACTACATCCACCTCACCAACCCCGACGACTCCGCCGCCGTCGTCGACGTGGAACTCTTCGGCCCCGACGGCGAGGTCACGTCCGCGGTGGGCGACTCGATCCAGGTCCAGCCGCACTCCAGCGTCCCGGTGCTGCTGTCCACGCTCGCCGACAAGAAGGTCACCGACCTCACCATGCACGTGACCGCGCGCAGCGGACGTGTCGCGGCCGCCGTGCAGTCCTCCGACGAGAAGCTGGGCGGCGACTGGCTGCCCGCGTCGGCCGACCCCGCCGACCGCCTCGTCCTGCCCGGTATCCCCAAGGACGCCACCTCGGTCCGCCTGGTGGCGTACGCGCCGGGCGCCGACGACGCCGACCTGAAGGTCCAGCTCGCCTCGCCGACCGGCACCATCACCCCGGCCGGGCACGAGAGCCTCCAGGTCAAGTCCGGCATGACGGCCGCCGTCGACCTGGGCGACGTCACCAAGGGCGAGGCGGGCTCGCTGGTCCTGTCGCCCACCGACAGGCCGGTGCCCGTGGTGGCGGCCCTGCGGGTCACCCGCGGCAAGGGCAGCAAGCAGGAGACGGCGTTCATCCCGGCGACGCCCGCGGTCGGCGCGCGCTCCACGGTCGCCGACAACCGCGCGAAGGGCTCCACGCTCTCCCTCGTCGCCCCGGAGAAGTCGGCGAAGGTGAAGGTCACGGCGTCCGCGGGGACCGAGGGCGGTTCCCCGGCCACCAAGACGTACACGGTCAAGGGCGGCACCACCCTGGAGATCGCGGACCCGCCGAAGCCCGCGGGCCTGAAGGGTGCGTACGCGCTCACGGTCGAGCCGGTCTCCGGCGGCCCGGTCCACGGATCGCGGATGCTGTCCGTGCCGGAGGAGGGCCTCCCCATGTTCACCGTCCAGCCGCTGCCGGACGACCGGGGGACGGTCGAGGTGCCAAAGGCGGAGCGGGACCTGGCGGTGCTTCAGAAGTGA
- the manA gene encoding mannose-6-phosphate isomerase, class I, whose amino-acid sequence MDRLTNTIRPYAWGSTTAIAELIGAEPSGEPQAEMWMGAHPGAPSRTERGALNEVIDADPERELGTAATAKFGPRLPFLLKLLAAGAPLSLQVHPDLAQAKEGYADEENRGVPVDAPHRNYKDANHKPELICALTPFDGLCGFRPPAETADLLEALEVDSLKPYVDLLRAQPEEAALREVLTAVLTADPEEMAETVTEVTAAAQRLGGAYEPYAGIAHHYPGDPGVIAAMLLNHVRLQPGEALFLGAGVPHAYLDGLGVEIMANSDNVLRCGLTPKHVDVPELLRVVRFEATDPGVLRPEASPDGEEVYDTPIDEFRLSRFVLPEGTAPHDLTAATPQILLCTAGSVRAGELPLTPGQSAFVPAGETAEVSGAGTVFRATVVA is encoded by the coding sequence GTGGACCGCCTCACCAACACCATCCGCCCCTACGCCTGGGGCTCCACCACCGCCATCGCCGAGCTCATCGGCGCCGAACCGAGCGGTGAACCACAGGCCGAGATGTGGATGGGCGCCCACCCCGGCGCGCCCTCGCGCACCGAGCGCGGCGCACTGAACGAGGTCATCGACGCGGATCCGGAACGCGAGCTCGGCACGGCGGCGACCGCCAAGTTCGGCCCGCGCCTGCCCTTCCTCCTCAAACTCCTCGCCGCCGGCGCCCCGCTCTCCCTCCAGGTCCACCCCGACCTCGCGCAGGCCAAGGAGGGATACGCGGACGAGGAGAACCGCGGCGTCCCCGTCGACGCCCCGCACCGCAACTACAAGGACGCCAACCACAAGCCCGAACTGATCTGCGCCCTGACGCCGTTCGACGGCCTCTGCGGCTTCCGCCCGCCCGCCGAGACCGCCGACCTCCTGGAGGCCCTGGAGGTCGACTCCCTCAAGCCGTACGTCGACCTGCTGCGCGCCCAGCCCGAAGAGGCCGCCCTGCGCGAGGTCCTGACGGCCGTCCTGACCGCCGACCCCGAGGAGATGGCCGAGACGGTCACCGAGGTCACGGCCGCCGCCCAACGCCTCGGCGGCGCCTACGAGCCCTACGCAGGCATCGCCCACCACTACCCCGGCGACCCCGGCGTCATCGCGGCGATGCTCCTCAACCACGTCCGGCTGCAGCCCGGCGAAGCCCTGTTCCTCGGCGCCGGCGTCCCGCACGCCTACCTCGACGGCCTCGGCGTCGAGATCATGGCCAACAGCGACAACGTCCTGCGCTGCGGCCTCACCCCCAAGCACGTCGATGTCCCCGAACTCCTGCGCGTCGTCCGCTTCGAGGCGACCGACCCCGGCGTCCTGCGCCCCGAGGCGTCGCCCGACGGCGAAGAGGTCTACGACACCCCCATCGACGAGTTCCGCCTCTCCCGCTTCGTCCTGCCCGAAGGCACCGCCCCGCACGACCTCACCGCCGCCACCCCGCAGATCCTGCTCTGCACGGCAGGCTCGGTCCGCGCGGGTGAACTGCCCCTGACACCCGGTCAGTCCGCATTCGTCCCCGCCGGCGAAACGGCCGAAGTGTCCGGTGCCGGCACGGTTTTCCGGGCCACTGTGGTGGCCTGA
- a CDS encoding phosphomannomutase/phosphoglucomutase, with the protein MTADLSQIVKAYDVRGVVPDQWDESLAELFGAAFAKVTVADAIVVGHDMRPSSPGLSRAFARGAAALGVDVTEIGLCSTDQLYYASGALNLPGAMFTASHNPAQYNGIKMCRAGAAPVGQDTGLAEIRALVERWRDSGAPESAATPGTVTRRDTLTDYAAHLRGLVDLTAIRPLKVVVDAGNGMGGHTVPTVFEGLPLELVPMYFELDGTFPNHEANPLDPANIVDLQARVREEGADLGIAFDGDADRCFVVDENGDPVSPSAITALVASRELAKHGGKGTVIHNLITSWSVPEVVKENGGTPVRTRVGHSFIKAEMARTGAIFGGEHSAHYYFKDFWNADTGMLAALHVLAALGGQEGPLSALVAQYDRYAGSGEINSTVDDQTARLAAIKTAYADQDGVTIDELDGLTVTAADWWFNVRASNTEPLLRLNVEARDETTMTKVRDEALAIIRG; encoded by the coding sequence GTGACTGCTGATCTGTCCCAGATCGTGAAGGCGTACGACGTCCGCGGGGTGGTCCCGGACCAGTGGGACGAATCGCTCGCCGAGCTGTTCGGGGCCGCCTTCGCAAAGGTCACGGTCGCGGACGCGATCGTCGTCGGCCACGACATGCGCCCGTCGTCGCCGGGCCTCTCGCGGGCCTTCGCGCGCGGCGCCGCCGCCCTCGGCGTCGACGTCACCGAGATCGGGCTGTGCTCGACGGACCAGCTGTACTACGCGTCCGGGGCGCTGAACCTGCCGGGCGCGATGTTCACGGCCTCGCACAACCCCGCCCAGTACAACGGCATCAAGATGTGCCGCGCCGGAGCCGCCCCCGTCGGCCAGGACACCGGCCTCGCCGAGATCCGCGCCCTCGTGGAGCGCTGGCGCGACTCCGGGGCCCCCGAGTCCGCGGCGACCCCCGGCACCGTCACCCGACGCGACACCCTCACCGACTACGCGGCGCACCTGCGCGGCCTCGTCGACCTCACCGCCATCCGCCCCCTCAAGGTCGTCGTCGACGCGGGCAACGGCATGGGCGGCCACACGGTCCCCACCGTCTTCGAAGGCCTGCCCCTCGAACTCGTGCCGATGTACTTCGAGCTCGACGGCACCTTCCCCAACCACGAGGCCAACCCGCTGGACCCCGCCAACATCGTGGACCTGCAGGCGCGGGTCCGCGAGGAGGGCGCCGACCTCGGCATCGCCTTCGACGGCGACGCGGACCGCTGCTTCGTCGTCGACGAGAACGGCGACCCGGTCTCCCCGTCGGCCATCACCGCCCTGGTCGCCTCCCGCGAGCTGGCCAAGCACGGCGGCAAGGGCACGGTCATCCACAACCTGATCACCTCCTGGTCGGTCCCCGAGGTCGTCAAGGAGAACGGCGGCACCCCGGTCCGCACGCGCGTGGGCCACTCCTTCATCAAGGCGGAGATGGCCAGGACCGGCGCGATCTTCGGCGGCGAGCACTCCGCGCACTACTACTTCAAGGACTTCTGGAACGCGGACACCGGCATGCTCGCCGCGCTCCACGTCCTCGCGGCCCTCGGCGGCCAGGAAGGCCCGCTCTCCGCACTCGTCGCCCAGTACGACCGGTACGCGGGCTCCGGCGAGATCAACTCCACCGTCGACGACCAGACCGCCCGCCTCGCCGCGATCAAGACGGCCTACGCCGACCAGGACGGCGTGACCATCGACGAGCTCGACGGCCTCACCGTCACCGCCGCCGACTGGTGGTTCAACGTCCGCGCGTCGAACACCGAACCCCTCCTGCGCCTGAACGTGGAGGCGCGCGACGAGACGACGATGACCAAGGTGCGGGACGAGGCGCTCGCGATCATCCGCGGCTGA
- a CDS encoding SIS domain-containing protein → MLDESQLDDPEALARADRRGLLRGAAEAGARVRTAVRHAAEAGLTELKPDGRPRAVLIAGPGTAAACVADLLDGLIGSGCPVIRLAPTGVAPAAGALRWALPGWVGPVDLLLIATPDGTEPGLSLLAEQAYRRGCTVVAVAPVRTPLAESVEGSHGLTVPLASSPYGAYEGANDEATRGAASYEARRVEDEAAPGAPGTLWALLVPLLVLLDRTGLVAAPVDALQKVADRLDHVAERCGPAIATYSNPAKTLAAELTDALPLIWTEGQSAGAAGRRFAATLAELAGHAALAAELPEALPAHGAVLAGSTTGGGDTDDFFRDRVDDPAALRPRVVLLRDRPTDAGGLTAAPAARELAHGHDVALSELEPETGDELEALAELIAVMDFAAVYLALAPGDGS, encoded by the coding sequence ATGCTCGACGAGTCGCAGCTCGACGACCCCGAGGCGCTCGCCCGCGCCGACCGCCGCGGACTGCTCCGCGGCGCGGCGGAGGCAGGCGCCCGCGTCCGCACCGCCGTCCGGCACGCCGCGGAGGCGGGGCTGACGGAGCTCAAGCCCGACGGCCGCCCCCGCGCCGTCCTCATCGCGGGCCCCGGCACCGCCGCCGCCTGCGTCGCCGACCTCCTCGACGGCCTGATCGGCTCGGGCTGCCCCGTCATCCGGCTTGCCCCGACCGGCGTCGCACCCGCCGCCGGAGCCCTGCGCTGGGCCCTGCCCGGCTGGGTCGGCCCCGTCGACCTGCTGCTCATCGCCACCCCCGACGGCACCGAACCCGGCCTCTCCCTCCTCGCCGAGCAGGCCTACCGCCGCGGCTGCACCGTCGTCGCCGTCGCCCCCGTCCGCACCCCGCTCGCCGAGAGCGTGGAGGGCAGCCACGGCCTCACCGTGCCCCTGGCCTCCTCGCCCTACGGCGCGTACGAAGGCGCCAACGACGAAGCGACCCGGGGCGCCGCCTCGTACGAGGCACGTCGCGTCGAGGACGAGGCCGCGCCCGGCGCCCCCGGCACCCTGTGGGCCCTCCTCGTCCCGCTCCTCGTCCTCCTCGACCGCACCGGCCTGGTCGCCGCCCCTGTCGACGCCCTGCAGAAGGTCGCCGACCGCCTCGACCACGTCGCCGAACGCTGCGGGCCCGCCATCGCGACGTACAGCAACCCCGCCAAGACGCTCGCCGCGGAGCTCACCGACGCACTCCCGCTCATCTGGACCGAGGGGCAGTCCGCGGGCGCCGCGGGCCGCCGCTTCGCCGCCACCCTCGCCGAACTCGCCGGGCACGCCGCGCTCGCCGCCGAACTGCCCGAGGCGCTCCCCGCGCACGGCGCCGTCCTCGCCGGCAGCACCACGGGCGGCGGCGACACCGACGACTTCTTCCGCGACCGCGTCGACGACCCGGCGGCACTCCGCCCGCGCGTGGTGCTGCTCCGCGACCGCCCGACGGACGCCGGGGGCCTCACCGCCGCCCCCGCCGCCCGCGAACTGGCACACGGCCACGACGTGGCCCTCAGCGAGCTCGAACCGGAGACCGGCGACGAACTGGAAGCCCTCGCGGAACTGATCGCCGTCATGGATTTCGCCGCCGTTTACCTGGCGCTCGCCCCGGGCGACGGATCATGA
- a CDS encoding cation diffusion facilitator family transporter codes for MSASGGTKAIVAALAANLAIAVAKFVAFIFSGSSSMLAESVHSLADSGNQGLLLLGGKKAQREATPQHPFGYGRERYIYAFLVSIVLFSVGGMFAIYEGYEKIKDPHELDHWYWPVGVLVFAIIAESFSFRTAIKESNQTRGGLSWTQFVRRAKAPELPVVLLEDLGALVGLILALGGVGLALATGDGVWDGIGTLCIGVLLILIAIILAAETKSLLLGEAAGTEEVAKIEEAVVDGDTVTKVIHMRTLHLGPEELLVAAKIAVQHDDTAVEVAHAINAAEERIRAAVPIARVIYLEPDIYSESAAAAGENPAKSPGGH; via the coding sequence ATGAGCGCGTCAGGCGGAACAAAGGCGATTGTCGCGGCACTCGCCGCGAACCTCGCGATCGCGGTGGCGAAGTTCGTCGCGTTCATCTTCAGTGGCTCGTCGTCGATGCTCGCCGAGAGCGTCCACTCACTCGCCGACTCCGGCAACCAGGGGCTGCTGCTCCTCGGCGGCAAGAAGGCGCAGCGCGAGGCGACCCCGCAGCACCCGTTCGGCTACGGCCGCGAGCGCTACATCTACGCCTTCCTCGTCTCCATCGTCCTCTTCTCGGTCGGCGGCATGTTCGCGATCTACGAGGGCTACGAGAAGATCAAGGACCCGCACGAGCTGGACCACTGGTACTGGCCCGTCGGAGTCCTCGTCTTCGCGATCATCGCGGAGAGCTTCTCCTTCCGTACGGCCATCAAGGAGTCCAACCAGACGCGCGGCGGCCTCAGCTGGACGCAGTTCGTGCGCCGCGCCAAGGCGCCCGAACTGCCCGTCGTCCTCCTGGAGGACCTCGGCGCCCTCGTCGGTCTGATCCTCGCCCTCGGCGGCGTCGGCCTCGCCCTCGCCACCGGCGACGGCGTCTGGGACGGCATCGGCACGCTCTGCATCGGTGTCCTGCTCATCCTGATCGCGATCATCCTGGCCGCGGAGACCAAATCCCTGCTGCTCGGCGAGGCAGCGGGCACGGAGGAGGTCGCCAAGATCGAGGAGGCCGTGGTCGACGGCGACACCGTCACCAAGGTCATCCACATGCGCACGCTCCACCTCGGCCCCGAGGAACTGCTCGTCGCCGCCAAGATCGCCGTGCAGCACGACGACACGGCCGTCGAGGTCGCCCACGCGATCAACGCCGCGGAGGAGCGCATCCGCGCCGCCGTCCCGATCGCCCGCGTCATCTACCTCGAGCCGGACATCTACAGCGAGTCGGCGGCAGCCGCGGGCGAGAACCCCGCGAAGTCGCCCGGCGGCCACTGA